The following are from one region of the Novipirellula artificiosorum genome:
- a CDS encoding DUF1598 domain-containing protein, translated as MTSLVAVVCVATSLHAGLNNIGGQAVGGVLINPEGIVRNATLEEQRELANVARALHQDPQGDLTQATEMRMISLVGIQKQLKDCHDSGKPIPSDLVYMAGLTRIEYVFVDPDRNDIVLAGPAEPWTLREDGSVVGTVSGKSTMRLADLIVALRTVETARTESISCSIEPTAEGRNNLRQMLRRVQLRPGQNPSIFEAQLKEAFGPQLIQLTGVPKDCRYARILVAADYDMKRVALALTPSKVKGLPSYLEMSQNTRHSATQNPRWWMACNYDTLTKSEDEMAWKLSGQGVKTLTEQDVVAADGTVEGSGSSDPVATQWANAMTDHYAELAKQIPVFGDLQNIMDMTVVATLITQERLDSKADIDLSLLQQQTDVVALTSYVVPKAVDPQCSFIRGRAGWVVTASGGVEINAFEVVEQQAVDTAVAQSRQTALAAAGSQWWWNKK; from the coding sequence GTGACTTCCCTTGTGGCCGTTGTCTGCGTCGCCACTTCGCTGCATGCGGGATTGAACAACATCGGCGGCCAAGCGGTCGGAGGTGTCTTAATCAATCCTGAGGGAATCGTCCGAAATGCGACCTTGGAGGAACAACGCGAATTGGCCAATGTCGCTCGTGCCCTCCACCAAGACCCTCAGGGGGATCTGACCCAAGCGACCGAGATGCGGATGATCTCGCTCGTCGGTATCCAAAAACAACTCAAAGACTGCCATGACTCGGGAAAACCGATTCCCAGCGACTTGGTATACATGGCAGGCTTGACTCGGATTGAATACGTCTTCGTCGACCCCGATCGTAACGACATCGTGTTGGCCGGACCAGCGGAACCGTGGACGCTCCGCGAAGATGGAAGTGTGGTGGGAACGGTTAGCGGAAAATCGACCATGCGATTGGCGGACCTGATCGTCGCTTTGCGAACCGTCGAAACCGCGCGAACCGAGAGCATTAGCTGCTCGATCGAACCGACCGCCGAGGGTCGCAATAATCTCCGTCAAATGCTCCGCCGCGTCCAACTTCGTCCTGGTCAAAACCCCTCGATTTTCGAAGCTCAACTCAAAGAAGCATTTGGACCTCAATTGATCCAATTGACCGGCGTCCCTAAAGATTGCCGCTACGCAAGGATCCTGGTTGCTGCCGATTACGACATGAAACGCGTTGCTTTGGCGTTGACCCCCTCGAAGGTCAAGGGCTTGCCGAGCTACTTAGAAATGTCGCAGAACACTCGACATTCGGCGACTCAGAACCCGCGCTGGTGGATGGCCTGTAACTACGACACCTTGACCAAAAGCGAGGACGAAATGGCGTGGAAGCTTTCCGGTCAAGGCGTCAAAACGCTCACCGAGCAGGACGTCGTCGCTGCCGACGGCACCGTCGAAGGATCCGGCAGCAGTGATCCCGTTGCCACCCAATGGGCCAACGCCATGACCGACCACTACGCGGAACTGGCGAAGCAGATTCCTGTGTTCGGCGATCTGCAAAACATCATGGACATGACCGTCGTCGCAACGTTGATCACTCAAGAACGCCTCGACAGCAAGGCAGACATCGATCTGTCGCTGCTTCAGCAGCAAACCGACGTCGTGGCCTTGACCAGCTACGTGGTTCCCAAAGCCGTCGATCCTCAGTGCAGTTTCATCCGTGGCCGTGCTGGCTGGGTGGTCACCGCCTCGGGCGGCGTCGAGATCAATGCCTTCGAAGTGGTTGAGCAGCAAGCGGTCGATACCGCCGTGGCTCAATCGCGACAGACCGCCTTGGCCGCTGCGGGATCGCAGTGGTGGTGGAACAAAAAATAG
- a CDS encoding CerR family C-terminal domain-containing protein, which yields MVSSQPASSLPPTPETDLVGEIDTRTRLLAAAGPIFAHHGFNRATVREICSAAKVNIASVGYYFGDKLGLYRGVIAQIHESREQAFPVPAVSDDDPRLRLHLLIHTLLSRMVTSDQDAWETDLLMREMQNPTPVLKELVRDSFQPMFEQLKSVIRGLIHRDASQVVVDQLALSAVGQCLYYRVGQSVLNILIPDSERCQHYDVQSLSEHVTAVILAATSCANHSESAENSSNLLHQKSELIKLLNS from the coding sequence TTGGTTTCCAGTCAACCCGCTTCCTCGCTGCCCCCAACGCCCGAAACCGATTTGGTTGGGGAAATCGACACGCGAACACGCCTGTTGGCGGCCGCTGGGCCGATCTTTGCCCACCACGGTTTCAACCGAGCCACCGTTCGCGAAATTTGCTCCGCGGCCAAGGTGAACATTGCCTCGGTTGGATACTATTTCGGCGACAAGTTGGGGCTCTATCGTGGGGTGATTGCTCAGATTCACGAATCGCGTGAACAGGCGTTCCCAGTGCCTGCTGTCTCCGACGACGACCCTCGCCTCAGACTGCACCTGCTGATTCACACCCTACTATCTCGGATGGTTACCTCGGATCAGGATGCTTGGGAAACCGATTTGCTGATGCGAGAGATGCAGAATCCAACACCGGTGCTCAAGGAGTTGGTGCGTGATTCGTTTCAGCCCATGTTTGAGCAGCTCAAATCGGTTATCCGTGGGCTGATCCATCGTGACGCCTCGCAAGTCGTCGTCGACCAGCTTGCACTCAGCGCCGTGGGGCAGTGTTTGTATTACCGAGTGGGACAAAGCGTTCTCAACATTCTGATTCCCGATTCCGAACGGTGCCAACATTACGATGTTCAGTCGTTGAGTGAGCATGTGACCGCAGTGATCCTTGCCGCGACCTCCTGCGCGAACCACTCGGAATCGGCTGAAAACTCATCCAACTTGCTTCATCAAAAAAGCGAACTCATCAAACTACTTAACTCCTAA